In Cololabis saira isolate AMF1-May2022 chromosome 1, fColSai1.1, whole genome shotgun sequence, the following proteins share a genomic window:
- the LOC133451999 gene encoding galanin receptor 2a-like yields the protein MDRTQDQPSGWSAIHPSFKPPLQEKLNHTYRFHNALMLSSTHSSPIAAVHQPLPSLLPSSFVPHSYFFSSPVIATTSYSDLRESSTNFVPLSLSNITSGDLNDLESMLLWTLHEPSTIALTVMYCFSFILGFIGNLMSLRVLTSRHSRRLAGVSATRSLLVNLAVCDLAVVCVCMPITLGNQIYAAWVYGDLLCRAVPFTQAVSVSASVLTLTVISVNRYYSVRSPLKARTMFTRQRILATVAVVWTVSSMMCAPIAVMNRRREINFEFFTILVCQEEWPQHRLKQGYNVLLFVMLYCLPVTFNLTIGFLTGRRLWGGKKSAFADLDPRSKAVHMSRLKTRQKIAKMVVCLVLLFAVSWLPLYLADLWIDCEQRPSSWILQTRPFAQWLGLTNSSLNPICYCFIGDLYRSARVIRTRYNQKVASLFSNSSFSSVAVASASTVITDTKVTSSEHHRIAAAVAASASMVRIPRPLSLARGQGLGKKVRDSPDSEVGSDHSISDWCQSSPSVCDGALFPCQPDTPRQYTQKAECLPTRRQTVNDIAVSLPLQSEAVEIDLLPLRRHSGDGVDVLAADKRGIIILGGKTFLNTGQHPGKTSQNYSLKGDKDDETTNVTKL from the exons ATGGACCGGACCCAGGATCAGCCGTCAGGTTGGAGCGCCATTCATCCCAGCTTTAAGCCACCATTACAAGAAAAACTCAACCATACCTACAGGTTTCACAATGCTCTTATGCTGTCATCCACCCACAGCTCCCCCATTGCTGCTGTTCATCAGCCTCTACCCTCACTGCTGCCCTCCTCTTTTGTTCCACactcctattttttctcttccccGGTAATTGCCACAACATCTTACTCAGACTTAAGGGAGTCATCCACCAACTTTGTTCCTTTGTCCCTTTCCAACATCACATCTGGTGATTTGAATGACCTGGAGAGTATGCTCCTGTGGACCCTCCATGAACCCAGCACCATTGCTCTGACAGTCATGTACTGTTTCTCTTTTATCCTGGGATTCATTGGGAATTTAATGTCTCTGCGAGTTCTCACCAGTAGGCACAGTCGGCGGCTAGCTGGTGTCAGTGCTACGCGCAGCCTCCTGGTGAATCTGGCAGTGTGTGACCTGGCTGtggtgtgtgtctgcatgcCCATCACGCTGGGAAACCAGATCTATGCCGCCTGGGTCTACGGGGATCTCTTGTGTCGGGCCGTGCCCTTCACGCAGGCTGTCTCAGTCTCAGCCAGTGTGCTGACGTTAACGGTTATTAGTGTGAATCGTTACTACAGTGTTCGATCACCGCTTAAAGCTCGCACCATGTTCACCCGCCAGCGAATCTTGGCAACGGTTGCTGTGGTGTGGACAGTATCTTCGATGATGTGTGCTCCAATTGCAGTGATGAACCGGCGGCGAGAGATCAACTTTGAGTTTTTTACCATCTTGGTTTGCCAGGAGGAGTGGCCTCAGCATCGCCTTAAACAGGG ATACAACGTGTTGCTGTTTGTGATGCTGTACTGTTTGCCAGTGACATTTAACCTCACCATTGGCTTCCTGACTGGCAGAAGGCTGTGGGGAGGGAAAAAATCTGCTTTCGCTGACCTGGACCCTCGTAGTAAAGCTGTCCACATGTCTCGCCTGAAGACACGGCAGAAAATCGCCAAGATGGTGGTCTGCCTGGTGCTTCTGTTTGCTGTTTCTTGGCTTCCACTTTATTTGGCTGACCTTTGGATCGACTGCGAACAAAGGCCGTCATCTTGGATCCTGCAGACACGTCCATTTGCTCAGTGGCTGGGCCTGACAAACTCGAGCCTTAACCCCATATGTTACTGCTTCATTGGAGATCTGTATCGCTCAGCCCGGGTCATACGGACGAGATACAATCAGAAAGTAGCATCTCTCTTTAGCAACTCCTCATTTTCCTCAGTTGCCGTGGCATCTGCCTCCACAGTGATTACAGACACCAAAGTGACTTCATCTGAGCACCACCGCatagcagctgctgtggcagcatCGGCATCTATGGTTAGGATCCCTAGACCTTTGAGCTTGGCCAGAGGCCAGGGACTGGGGAAGAAGGTTAGAGACTCTCCAGACAGTGAAGTGGGATCTGACCACAGTATCTCAGACTGGTGTCAGTCcagtccctctgtgtgtgacgGCGCTCTGTTTCCCTGTCAGCCTGATACGCCCCGACAATATACACAAAAAGCAGAGTGTTTGCCAACAAGAAGGCAGACTGTTAACGATATTGCAGTATCATTACCTTTACAAAGTGAAGCAGTGGAAATAGACCTGCTGCCTCTGAGAAGGCATTCAGGAGATGGAGTAGATGTTCTTGCAGCTGATAAGAGAGGCATTATTATCCTTGGTGGAAAGACATTCCTCAACACTGGGCAGCAccctggaaaaacatcacagAACTACTCTCTCAAAGGAGACAAAGATGACGAAACAACCAATGTGACCAAGCTATGA